The genomic stretch CATCCGCCGGCTCTGCCTGGACGGCTCCAACCGCCAGCCGAAATTCATCATCCCGACCATCGCCGACCGCTTGAAGTCAGGGAACAGCGTCGCCGGCCTGGCGCTGGAATCGGCGCTGTGGTGCCGCTACTGCTTCGGCACGACCGACAGCGGCGCTGTCATCGAGCCCAACGACCCGAGCTGGGACCGGCTGCAGGCAACGGCAATGGCGGCAAAGGACGCTCCGGCCGCCTGGCTCGCGATGGAAGACATCTATGGCGATGTCGGCCGCGCCACGGCGTTTGTCGAGGCCTTCGCCCATGCGCTCAACGTGCTGTGGGCGAACGGCGCGCGTGCCACGCTGACGCGTTACATCGCCGGCAAGCTCTGAGAGCTATCAGCCGTCATGACGCCTGAACTGGTCATCTTCGACTGCGATGGCGTGCTGGTCGACAGTGAAGCGCTCTCCGTCTCGGCGCTGCTCGGCATGATCGAATTTGCCGGCGGCAGCATCAGTGAGGACGCCGCCTACGAGCATTTCCTCGGCAAGAGCATGAAAAGCGTGCGCGAGATCCTCGGCCGCGACTTCGGCCTGGAGATCACCGATCAGCATCTGACCGCCATGCGCGTCGACCTGATGCGAAAGTTCCGTGAGGAGCTGAAGCCTATTCCCGGCGTCAAGGAGATGTTGCCGAAGCTCGGCCTGCCGTTATGCGTCGCCTCCTCGGGCACGCTGGAACGCATCCGCTATGCGCTCGATGTCACCGGCCTGCTGGGGCTGATGGAGCCGCATCTGTTCAGTGCCGCCATGGTCGCAAAGGGAAAGCCGGCGCCCGACCTTTTCCTCCACGCCGCCGCCACCATGCGGGCGCATCCGCGCAAATGCCTCGTCATCGAGGACAGTCCGGCCGGCGTCGCGGCGGCGCGCGCGGCAGGCATGCGCGTCTTTGCCTTCACCGGCGGCTCGCATGCCGGCAACCCCGCACTGAAAGCGCGGCTTGCGTCGACCGAACCGGACTTTATATTCGCTGACATGCTGCAATTGCCCGATCTGATTGCAGGCCTGGGAGCGAGAGTTAGAGCATCTTGACGAAACAGTTTGTTTGCGCGGTCGATGTCGGCACCGGGAGCGCTCGCGCGGGCATTCTCGACGCCAGTGGCAGCTTGCTCGGCCGTGCCGATCGGCCGATCGCCATGAACCAGCCAAGGCCCGATCACGCGGAGCATGATTCGCGCGATATCTGGTCGGCGGTCTGCATCGCCGTACGTGCCGCCCGTGAAAAAGCCGGCGTTGCGGCGCAAGATATTGTCGGCATCTCGTTTGATGCCACCTGTTCGCTGGTGGTGCGCGACCGCCAAGGCGACCAGCTCAGCGTTTCGACCACCGGCGACAAGCGCTGGGACACCATCGTCTGGCTCGACCACCGCGCCATTGCCGAAGCCGACGAATGCACGGCGAGCAGCCACGAGGTGCTTAACTACATCGGCGGCGTCATGTCGCCGGAGATGGCGACGCCGAAGCTGATGTGGCTGAAGCGTAACCTGCCCAAGACCTGGAATGAAGCCGGCTATCTTTTTGACCTGACCGATTTCCTGACCTGGCAGGCAACCGGCTCGCTGGCCCGCTCGCAATGCACGTTGACCGCCAAATGGACTTACCTCGCGCATGAAGATACCGCCTGGCAGCGCGATTTCTTCGAAATCGTCGGCCTCGATGACCTTTTTGAGCACGGCAATTTGCCGGAGCGCGCCAGTCCGGTCGGCGCCGACATTGGCCCGCTGACGGCGCAAGCGGCGGCGGAGCTCGGCCTGACGGAAAACTGCCGGGTCGGCGCCGGTGTCATCGATGCCTATGCCGGTGCGCTTGGCGTGCTTGGCGGCTTTGCCGGCGACGAGCAGGACATCGGCCGGCATCTGGCGTTGATCGCCGGAACGTCGAGCTGCGTCATGGCGATGTCGCCCGATCCGCAGCCTTTTGCCGGGGTCTGGGGACCCTATTATGGCGCGGCGCTGCCGAAGCTGTGGCTGTCGGAAGGCGGCCAATCGGCCACCGGCGCCCTGCTCGACCACATCATCCGCTGGCACGGCGCCGGCGGCGAACCGGACGCCGCCATGCATGCCAAAATCGCCAGGCGTGTCGCCGAACTGCGCGCTGCCGAAGGGGAAACCCTTGCCGCACGCCTGCATGTGCTGCCTGACTTTCACGGCAACCGCTCACCGCTTGCCGACCCGCATGCCGTCGGCGTTGTCAGCGGGCTGACGCTGGATTCCTCCTTCGACAGCCTGTGCAAGCTCTATTGGCGCACCGCCGTTGGCATCGCGCTCGGCGTGCGCCATGTGCTGGAGGCGCTGAACGAGAATGGTTACCTGATCGATACGCTGCATGTCACCGGCGGCCACACCAAGAACCCGCTGCTGATGGAGCTCTATGCCGACGCCACGGGCTGCACGGTGGTCGAGCCGCTGGCCGACGAGGCGGTGCTGCTCGGCACCGGCATGGTGGCGGCGACCGCCGCCGGGTTGTTCCCCGACCTCAACGCCGCCTGCCTTGCCATGCAGCAGGGCGGCAAGAGGCGCGCCGCCAACCCGGCCGCCGGCGCCCGCTTTGATCGCGATTACCGGATATTCCTCGAGATGCACAGGCAGCGGCAGGCGCTCGACGCGATGCGCTAGAGCAATTCCAGGAAAAGTGTGAGCGGTTTTCCGTCAGGAATTGCGTCAAAACAAAGAGTTAGAGCGGTTCGCCGTTTCCCATGAAACGGTGAAACGCTCTAGGCTTTTTTTGCGCTATTGCTTGCGCAGCGACGCGCCCGACGTCGCGTCGAAAAGGTGGATGCTTTCCTCCTCGAAGGTGTAACGGACGGGGGCATTCAGCACCGGGCATTCGCGCGCCGGAACCAGCGCACTGACCTCCTTGCCGCCGGAGCCGAATGTCACCAGCGCATCATTGCCGTGGAATTCGATGAGATCGGCAGTGCCTTGCAATATGCCGGCGGTGCCGGCACCGGCCGTCTTCAGGTCCGGAGGCCGGATGCCCAGCACGGCGCGATAGCCTGCCTCGAGATGAAAGCCGGAGCCGTCTATCGAAAGCACCGTTCCGGCGCCGGTCAGTGTCCAGCCTTTGCCGGCCCGACTGACCGTGACCTCGACGAAGTTCATGTTCGGCGTGCCGATGAAGCCGGCCACGAACATGTTGCCGGGCCGACGGTAGATTTCCGCCGGCGAGCCGATCTGCTCGATGACGCCGTCCTTTAGCAGCACGATGCGATCGGCCAGCGTCATCGCCTCCAGCTGGTCATGCGTGACGTAGACGGTGGTGGTCTTCAGCGACTGGTGCAGCCGCGCGATCTCGACGCGCATATGGTTGCGCAGCTTGGCGTCGAGATTGGACAACGGCTCGTCGAACAGGAACACTTTGGGCGTCTTGATCATCGCCCGGGCGATCGCCACGCGCTGCTGCTGGCCGCCGGACAGCTCCGCCGGCTTGCGGCCGAGATAGGGCTCCAGCCCGAGCGTCCCCGACACCGCTTCGACCCGCTTCTTTATCTCCACCGCCGGCACCTTCTGGCGCCGCAGCCCGAAGGCGATGTTGTCGAAGATCGTCATGTGCGGATAGAGCGCGTAGTTCTGGAACACCATGGCGATGCCGCGGTCGCCCGGATCGAGATCGTTGACCACCTTGCCGCCGATCGAGACCTCGCCGCCACTGATATCCTCCAGCCCCGCCAGCATGCGCAGCAAGGTCGACTTGCCGCAACCGGACGGGCCGAGGAACACGACGAATTCGTGCTCCTCGATTGAGAGGTTGAGGTCGCGGATGACCGTGGTGGCGCCATAGGCCTTGTCGACATGGGAGCAAACGATCGCGGACATGGTCAGCCCTTCTCGCCGGTCAGCAGGATCTGCAGCTTGACGTCTTCCGGCTTGCCTTCGGCAGCCCGCTCGAATGCCTTGATGCTGTCGGAGAAATCATAGGTGCCGGTGATCAGCGGCTTGAGATCGACCTTGCCGGAGGCGATGAGCTGCAAGGCACGGTCGAAGATGTTGGCGTAGCGGAACACCGTCTCGATGCGCACCTCCTTCGAGATTGCCGCCGGCACGTTGAGGACCACCGGCTCCACCGGCAGCCCGACCAGCACCACCGCGCCACCCGGCCGCACGACATCGAACAGATTGGCGAAGGCCTTTGGGCTGCCGCTGGCCTCGAAGACGATGTCGGCACCCCAATTGTCGGTCGCGGCAGCGACTGCATCGGCCAGTGACTGCTCGCCGATATTGACCGGCACGATGCCGGCATACTGCGCGGCGATCTTGAGCTTGGGCGCGGAAAAATCGGAGATCAACACTTTCGAACAGCCGCCGGCAAGGGCGGCAAGCGCGATCATGATGCCGATCGGGCCGCAGCCGACGACGACGGCGACATCGCCCGGAACGATGCGCGCGCGGCTTGCCGCCTGCATGCCGATGGCGAAGGGCTCGACCATGGCGCCTTCGGCGAACGAGACATTGTCCGGCAGTTTGTAGGTGAAGGCGGCCGGATGCACGGCGTAGGGCGCGAGCACGCCATGCACCGGCGGCGTCGCCCAGAAGCTGACGTCGGGGTCGACATTGTAAATGCCGAGCTTTGTCGCGCGCGACGACAGGTTCGGCACGCCAGGTTCCATGCAGACTCGGTCACCGACCTTGAACGCCTCGACATTGGCGCCGGTCTCGATCACCGTTCCCGCGGCTTCGTGGCCGAGCACCATCGGCGCGCGCACGACATAGCTGCCGATGGCACCATGCGTGTAATAGTGCACGTCGCTGCCGCAGACGCCGACCGTGTGGATGGCGATCTTGACATCGTCCGGCCCGACGTCGAGCGGCAACGCAATCTCGCGCAGCGACAGTTCGCCTTTTTTCTCAAGCACCAATGCCCGCATCGGGTAATCCTCGCATCAAGTCTTTTTTTGCCGGAAAACGGAATTCAGGAAGCCGCTGAGCACACCGAGGAACAGCAGCGGCGGCAGCGACAGCAGCACGACCGAGGCATTCAGGATCCCCCAGGGCACGTTCATGCCTTGCTGGGAGAGTTCCGAGGCAACGATCGGCAAGGTCTTGGCGTTGGAACTCGACAGCATCAGCGCGATCAGGAACTCGTTCCAGACCAGGACGAAGCTGAAGGCAACCGCCCCTGCCAGGGAGCGGGCGGCGACGGGCAGCGCGATCCGCCAGAACACCGAATAGGCGCCGTAGCCATCGACGAAGGCGGCTTCCTCGATCTCCTTCGGCACGCTTTGGAAGGCGGGGATGGCGAGCCACATGATCACCGAGATGGTGAGCAGTGAATAGGTGATGATCAGCGCCGGCAAAGTGTCGTAGAGGCCGACCTGCAGCCAGATCACCATCAGCGGAATGGCGACCGCCACAGGCGGCAGGAAGCGCAGCGACAGCACGAAAAACTGGATGTCGCCGGCCCAGCGGTTGGGATAGCGCGCCACCGCGTAAGCCGCAGGCAGGCCGAGCACGACGCCGATCAGCACCGCCGAACCGCAGGCGACGACCGAGTTGTAGAGTCCGGTGAGCACGCTGTCGCGGCCGATAATATAGCTGATGTTGGCCAGTGTCGGCGTGAACACCAGGCGCGGCACGCGGGTGATGATGTCGACATTGTTCTTCAGCGCATTGAGCGCCGTCCACAGCAGCGGAAACACCGCCATGAAGCCGGCAAATGCCAGCACGATCCTGCCGATCAGACGCCCCGGCCTCATGCCTGCACCCGCTTCCACAGCATGGTGAAGGTGATGACGGTGGCGATCATCATCAGCACGGCCATGGCTGAGGCGTAGGAGACCTTGCCGGACTCGATGAAGCCTTGCGAGAAGGCGTACATGTCGAGCGTTTCGGTGGCCACGCCCGGTCCACCGCGGGTCATGACATAGATCAGGTCGAAGGAGCGCAGCGATTCGATCATCTTGACGAACATCAGGCTGATCAGCGGCGCCTTCAACATCGGCAAGGTGACATAGGCGTGGATCTGCCAGCGCTTGGCGTGGTCGAGCCGCGCCGCCTCGATCGGCTGCGGCGGCAGGGTTTCGAGCAGCTTCAGCACGATGACGGCAAAGAACAGCCCCCATTGCCAGACATCGACCGACGCGACGGCGAACAAGGCCGTCGCCGGCTTCGACAGCGGGTCGAAGATCAGCCCGCCGGTCAGCAGCCGGTACGGGTAGGTGGCGATGCCGTAGAGCGGGTGATAGGCGAATTTCCAGACGAAGGCCGCCGAGACGCGCGGCAAAAGCACCGGGATGATGAACAGCAGGCAGTAGACATTGCGCAGGCGTGGGCTGGCGACCTCAAACATCAGCACGCCAAGTCCGACCGCCACCACCATGGTCGCAACCACGGTGACGATCTCCCATTTCACCGACACCCAGACCGCGTTGAGGAAGCGGCGGTCGAGGAACAGGTCGACGAAATTCGACAGCCAGACCCAGGAATAATCAGGCGTGCTCAACTCGCGATTCTGCAAGGCGATGACAATGGCGTAGAGCGTCGGCACCATCGACAGCACCAGAAGAATGGCGATGGTCGGAACGACGAAGGTGACAGGGAGCGACGTGCGTCGGGCCATTGGCATCTATCCTCGCTTGCGTCTCGATCGTGTCGGCATGGTTTCTCCTAGACTCCTTGTTCTGACGCAATTCCGGACGGAAAACCGGTCACACTTTTCCTGGAATTGCTCTAGGGAGCAAACGGTCCCGTGGCGCGCAGGTCCCGGCATTGCCGGCAATGCCGCGGCCCGCGCACCACGGGCGGGAGGATGGCTCTATTTCTTCTTCGTCAGCTCTGTCGCATAGGCCTCGAGCTCGTTGAGGCCGCCCTTGACGTCGGTGCGGGTGCCGGTGACCAGTTCCTCGAGGATGATGCCCCAGCGGTCGCCGAGATCCGGCCAGCGCGGATCCTGCCAGAAGTTCACCGCCGTGACCTTGCCGGTTTCGGCCAGCGCCTGGCCGAGATCGGCGCCATAGATGTCGGCGAATTCCTTGCTGGAGAGGATGCTGGTGCGGTTCAGCTCACCGAACTGGTGGGCGTCGAGCCGGCGCTTCTCATTTTCCTTCGATGTCGCCCAGGCGATGAACAGGCCGGCGCATTTCTTCGAAGCGTCGTCGGCATTGGCTTTCGACGCGATGGCGAGGCCATGGCCGTAACCGCCGCCGGTGAGCGGCGCCGGCGGTGGCAGGAAGCCGATCTTGCCGACCACTTGCGAGGTCTTCGGGTCGACCGCCATGCCGGACAGCGGCGTCGATTCGACGAGGATGGCGACCTGGCCCGACAGGAAGGCGCCCGTCGATTCATCCCAGCTGCCGGTCTGCGTGCCGGGCGCCGAATCCTTGAACAGCTTAAGATAGGTCTCGGTCGCCTTGACCGCCGCTTCCGAATTGAAGGCCGGTTTGTCGCCGTCGAACCACTTGCCGCCATAGGCCTTGAAGAAGGGCATCCAGCGCCAGACATTGGCGCCCGAGCCGCGTGCGCCGCGCAGTGCGATGCCATACATGCCCTTGTCCGCATTGGTGAGTTTCGGCACGTCGGCGATCAGCTCGTCCAGCGTCTTCGGCGGCTGGATGCCGGCGGCCTCGAGCACATCCTTGCGGTAGACCATCAGGTCGCCGCCGCCGGTCAGCGGCGCGAACCAGACCTTGCCGTCATAGGTCGCGACCTTCTGGCGGCCGGGATCGAAGTCGGCATAGTCATAGTCAGCCGGGTAATAATCGGTCAGCGGGACGATCCATTTCGACGAGGCGAACAAAGCGACGTTGGCTTCGTCGACATAGTAGACATTGTAGTTGCCGACGGTGGACGCATCGGCGCGCGATTTTGCCCGGCGGTCGTTCTCGTTGAGATAATCGATCTGGAAGCTGGCCCCGGCAAGCTTCTGGAACTCGGCCTTGGAGTCCTCCAGAAGCGTCAGGCCGTCACGTGGCTGCGCCAGCACCTTGACCGGGGCCGAGCAGACCGGCGCCTGTGCCAGAGCGATGGTTGAAACTGTAGCGGAAAGCACGAAAGCTGCGCCGAGGCTGGCAGCGAGCCTAACTGGTT from Mesorhizobium sp. NZP2077 encodes the following:
- a CDS encoding NAD(P)-dependent alcohol dehydrogenase gives rise to the protein MRALVLEKKGELSLREIALPLDVGPDDVKIAIHTVGVCGSDVHYYTHGAIGSYVVRAPMVLGHEAAGTVIETGANVEAFKVGDRVCMEPGVPNLSSRATKLGIYNVDPDVSFWATPPVHGVLAPYAVHPAAFTYKLPDNVSFAEGAMVEPFAIGMQAASRARIVPGDVAVVVGCGPIGIMIALAALAGGCSKVLISDFSAPKLKIAAQYAGIVPVNIGEQSLADAVAAATDNWGADIVFEASGSPKAFANLFDVVRPGGAVVLVGLPVEPVVLNVPAAISKEVRIETVFRYANIFDRALQLIASGKVDLKPLITGTYDFSDSIKAFERAAEGKPEDVKLQILLTGEKG
- a CDS encoding sugar ABC transporter permease, with the protein product MARRTSLPVTFVVPTIAILLVLSMVPTLYAIVIALQNRELSTPDYSWVWLSNFVDLFLDRRFLNAVWVSVKWEIVTVVATMVVAVGLGVLMFEVASPRLRNVYCLLFIIPVLLPRVSAAFVWKFAYHPLYGIATYPYRLLTGGLIFDPLSKPATALFAVASVDVWQWGLFFAVIVLKLLETLPPQPIEAARLDHAKRWQIHAYVTLPMLKAPLISLMFVKMIESLRSFDLIYVMTRGGPGVATETLDMYAFSQGFIESGKVSYASAMAVLMMIATVITFTMLWKRVQA
- a CDS encoding carbohydrate ABC transporter permease, producing the protein MRPGRLIGRIVLAFAGFMAVFPLLWTALNALKNNVDIITRVPRLVFTPTLANISYIIGRDSVLTGLYNSVVACGSAVLIGVVLGLPAAYAVARYPNRWAGDIQFFVLSLRFLPPVAVAIPLMVIWLQVGLYDTLPALIITYSLLTISVIMWLAIPAFQSVPKEIEEAAFVDGYGAYSVFWRIALPVAARSLAGAVAFSFVLVWNEFLIALMLSSSNAKTLPIVASELSQQGMNVPWGILNASVVLLSLPPLLFLGVLSGFLNSVFRQKKT
- the ugpC gene encoding sn-glycerol-3-phosphate ABC transporter ATP-binding protein UgpC, with protein sequence MSAIVCSHVDKAYGATTVIRDLNLSIEEHEFVVFLGPSGCGKSTLLRMLAGLEDISGGEVSIGGKVVNDLDPGDRGIAMVFQNYALYPHMTIFDNIAFGLRRQKVPAVEIKKRVEAVSGTLGLEPYLGRKPAELSGGQQQRVAIARAMIKTPKVFLFDEPLSNLDAKLRNHMRVEIARLHQSLKTTTVYVTHDQLEAMTLADRIVLLKDGVIEQIGSPAEIYRRPGNMFVAGFIGTPNMNFVEVTVSRAGKGWTLTGAGTVLSIDGSGFHLEAGYRAVLGIRPPDLKTAGAGTAGILQGTADLIEFHGNDALVTFGSGGKEVSALVPARECPVLNAPVRYTFEEESIHLFDATSGASLRKQ
- a CDS encoding HAD-IA family hydrolase; its protein translation is MTPELVIFDCDGVLVDSEALSVSALLGMIEFAGGSISEDAAYEHFLGKSMKSVREILGRDFGLEITDQHLTAMRVDLMRKFREELKPIPGVKEMLPKLGLPLCVASSGTLERIRYALDVTGLLGLMEPHLFSAAMVAKGKPAPDLFLHAAATMRAHPRKCLVIEDSPAGVAAARAAGMRVFAFTGGSHAGNPALKARLASTEPDFIFADMLQLPDLIAGLGARVRAS
- a CDS encoding sugar ABC transporter substrate-binding protein is translated as MKPVRLAASLGAAFVLSATVSTIALAQAPVCSAPVKVLAQPRDGLTLLEDSKAEFQKLAGASFQIDYLNENDRRAKSRADASTVGNYNVYYVDEANVALFASSKWIVPLTDYYPADYDYADFDPGRQKVATYDGKVWFAPLTGGGDLMVYRKDVLEAAGIQPPKTLDELIADVPKLTNADKGMYGIALRGARGSGANVWRWMPFFKAYGGKWFDGDKPAFNSEAAVKATETYLKLFKDSAPGTQTGSWDESTGAFLSGQVAILVESTPLSGMAVDPKTSQVVGKIGFLPPPAPLTGGGYGHGLAIASKANADDASKKCAGLFIAWATSKENEKRRLDAHQFGELNRTSILSSKEFADIYGADLGQALAETGKVTAVNFWQDPRWPDLGDRWGIILEELVTGTRTDVKGGLNELEAYATELTKKK
- a CDS encoding FGGY-family carbohydrate kinase encodes the protein MTKQFVCAVDVGTGSARAGILDASGSLLGRADRPIAMNQPRPDHAEHDSRDIWSAVCIAVRAAREKAGVAAQDIVGISFDATCSLVVRDRQGDQLSVSTTGDKRWDTIVWLDHRAIAEADECTASSHEVLNYIGGVMSPEMATPKLMWLKRNLPKTWNEAGYLFDLTDFLTWQATGSLARSQCTLTAKWTYLAHEDTAWQRDFFEIVGLDDLFEHGNLPERASPVGADIGPLTAQAAAELGLTENCRVGAGVIDAYAGALGVLGGFAGDEQDIGRHLALIAGTSSCVMAMSPDPQPFAGVWGPYYGAALPKLWLSEGGQSATGALLDHIIRWHGAGGEPDAAMHAKIARRVAELRAAEGETLAARLHVLPDFHGNRSPLADPHAVGVVSGLTLDSSFDSLCKLYWRTAVGIALGVRHVLEALNENGYLIDTLHVTGGHTKNPLLMELYADATGCTVVEPLADEAVLLGTGMVAATAAGLFPDLNAACLAMQQGGKRRAANPAAGARFDRDYRIFLEMHRQRQALDAMR